Proteins found in one Bacillota bacterium genomic segment:
- a CDS encoding MFS transporter, translating to TAVATLIAPLLARRLGKVRTVVLTELASIPFLLLLAYSGNLPAVVASYYLRGALMNMGGPIQQTFVLEQVAEHQRATLTSLSAVLGSMGRGGIGPVISGYLQVVSGFHLAFTFTTVCYIIGMALFWWFFRGTEAPPRLAGKRVGQVSEG from the coding sequence CACGGCCGTCGCCACCCTCATCGCCCCGCTCCTCGCCAGGCGGCTCGGCAAGGTCCGGACGGTCGTCCTGACCGAGCTCGCCTCGATCCCTTTCCTGCTGCTCCTGGCCTACTCCGGCAACCTGCCGGCGGTGGTCGCCTCGTACTACCTCCGCGGCGCCCTGATGAACATGGGCGGCCCCATCCAACAGACCTTCGTCCTCGAGCAGGTGGCCGAGCACCAGCGGGCCACCCTGACCAGCCTCAGTGCGGTCCTCGGAAGTATGGGGCGCGGCGGCATCGGCCCGGTCATCAGCGGCTATCTGCAGGTCGTCAGCGGGTTCCACCTGGCCTTCACCTTCACCACGGTCTGCTACATCATCGGGATGGCCCTCTTCTGGTGGTTCTTCCGGGGGACCGAGGCGCCGCCCAGGCTGGCCGGGAAGCGGGTTG